TCACCGCCGCCGGCAAGGTGCCGCCGGCCAAGGTGCTGGTGGTCGGGGCCGGCGTGGCCGGGCTGGCCGCCATCGGCGCGGCCGGCAGCCTCGGTGCGATCGTGCGCGCCACCGACCCCCGCCCCGAGGTCGCCGATCAGGTCAAATCGCTGGGCGGCGAGTACCTGGCCGTGGACCCCGCGGCAGCCGAGGTGTCGGCGACCGGCTACGCCAAGGAGATGGGCGACGACTACAAGGCCCGCGAGGCGGCGCTCTACGCCGAGCAGTGCAAGGACGTCGACATCATCGTCACGACGGCGCTCATCCCGGGCAAGCCGGCGCCGCGCATCATCACCGCCGACATGGTGGCCTCGATGAAGTCGGGCAGCGTGATCGTCGACATGGCCGCGGCCAACGGCGGCAACGTCGAGGGCAGCGTCAAGGACCAGGCGATCGTCACCGAAAACGGCGTGACCATCATCGGCTACACCGACCTGGCCGGGCGGCTCCCCGCGCAGGCCTCCCAGCTGTACGGCACCAACCTGGTAAACCTGCTCAAGCTGCTGACCCCGGAGAAGGACGGCCGGCTCACCCTCGACTTCGACGACGTCGTCCAGCGCTCCATGACCGTCGTGCGCGACGGACAGGTCACCTGGCCCCCGCCGCCGGTGCAGGTCTCGGCCGCCCCGGCCGCCGGCGCGGCCACCCAGAAGGCTCCGGTCGAATCGGAGCCCAAGCAACCCATGTCGACCGGGCGCCGACTCGGCGTCGCGTTCAGTGCGGCCGCCGCGATCTTCGTCCTGATCGCGCTCTCCCCCGCCGCCCTGCAGGTTCACCTGACGGTGTTCGCGCTGGCGATCGTCATCGGCTATTACGTCATCGGCAACGTGCACCACGCGCTGCACACCCCGCTGATGTCGGTCACCAACGCGATCTCCGGGATCATCGTGGTCGGCGCGCTGCTGCAGATCGGGCAGTACGACACCACCATCACCGCACTGGCTTTCGTGGCGATCCTGGTCGCCAGCATCAACGTCTTCGGCGGCTTCGCGGTGACACGCCGCATGCTCGCGATGTTCTCCCGCAGCTAGAAGCCCGCCTGCCTACCCGATCGGAACCAAATCCATGCTGGAACAAATCGCTACCGCGGCCTACGTCGTCGCCGCCCTGCTCTTCGTCCTCGCCCTGGCGGGCCTGTCCAAGCACGAGACCTCCCGCGCCGGCATCAGCTTCGGCATCGTGGGCATGGCCATCGCCCTGATCGCGACCATCGCGCTGGCCATCAACCACGAGATCGAACCGGTGGGCCTGGCGCTGCTGGCCGTGGCCATGCTCGTCGGCGCGGCCATCGGCCTGTGGCGCGCCCGGATCGTCGAGATGACCGGCATGCCGGAACTGATCGCGCTGCTGCACTCGTTCGTCGGCCTGGCCGCCGTACTGGTCGGCTGGAACGGCTACCTGCACATCGAGGCGCACCCGGAAGGTGCGGACACCCTGGCGATGGCCGCCGAGGGCATGCTCGGCATCCACTCCGCCGAGGTGGTCATCGGCGTCTTCATCGGCGCGGTGACGTTCACCGGTTCCATCGTGGCCAACCTGAAGCTGTCGGCGCGGATGAAGTCCGCGCCGATGATGCTGCCCGGCAAGAACATCATCAACGTCGGGACGCTGGTGGTGTTCGCCGCGCTGACGGCCTGGTTCGTCATCGATCCGCAGCTGTGGCTGCTGGCCGTCGTCACCGTGCTCGCGCTGCTGCTGGGCTGGCACCTGGTCGCCTCCATCGGCGGCGGCGACATGCCCGTCGTGGTCTCGATGCTCAACAGCTACTCCGGGTGGGCGGCCGCCGCCGCCGGCTTCCTGCTGGGCAACGACCTGCTGATCATCACCGGCGCGCTCGTCGGCTCCTCGGGTGCCTACCTGTCCTACATCATGTGCAAGGCCATGAACCGGTCGTTCATCTCGGTGATCGCCGGCGGCTTCGGCATCGAGGCAGGCCCCTCGGACGATCAGGACTACGGCGAACACCGCGAGATCACGGCCGAGGGCGTCGCCGAACTGCTCACCGGCGCCGACACCGTCGTCATCACTCCCGGCTACGGCATGGCCGTGGCCCAGGCGCAGTACGGCGTGGCCGACCTGACGCGCAAGCTGCGCGAGCGCGGCGTGAACGTCCGGTTCGGCATCCACCCCGTCGCCGGCCGCCTGCCCGGGCACATGAACGTGCTGCTGGCCGAGGCCAAGGTGCCCTACGACATCGTCCTGGAGATGGACGAGATCAACGACGACTTCGACAACACGGCCGTCGTCCTGGTCATCGGCGCCAACGACACGGTCAACCCCGCCGCCTCCGAAGACCCGAGCAGCCCGATCGCCGGCATGCCCGTGCTGACGGTGTGGAACGCCGACAACGTCGTCGTGTTCAAGCGGTCGATGGCCTCCGGGTACGCCGGCGTGCAGAATCCGCTGTTCTTCCGGGAGAACACCCAGATGCTCTTCGGCGACGCCCGCGACCGCGTCAACGACATTCTCGCGGCGATGTAGCGTGCGCTCCGGTCCGCGGGCCGGACCGCTCACACCGAACGTCGGCCCGCCGTCGGGCCCCCCGAGCCCTGCAATATGGTGGAGCGCGAGCGACCAACCGAACGGTTGGGGCAGGGCGAAACGAGAGGCCATCGGATGGATTTCGCGATGTCGGCGAAAGCACAGGACTACCACCAGCGGCTGACCGACTTCATGGTCGAGCACGTGTTCCCGGCGGAGGAGGCCTACGACGCCTATCGCGCCGAGAAGGGACCAAAGGATTTCACGGTTCCCCCAGTGGTCGAGGAACTCAAGAAGATCGCGCGCAAGCAGGGGCTGTGGAACCTGTTCCTGCCGTCGGAGTCCGGGCTGAGCAACGTCGAGTACGCGCCGCTGGCCGAGATCAGCGGGTGGAGCACCGAGATCGCCCCCGAGGCCATCAACTGCGCGGCGCCGGACACCGGCAACATGGAGACCCTGCACCTGTTCGCCACCGAGGAACAGCGCAAGCAGTGGCTCGAGCCGTTGCTCGCCGGTGAGATCCGGTCCGCGTTCTCCATGACCGAGCCCGCGGTGGCCTCCAGCGATGCCCGCAACATCCAGACCGCGATCGTCCGCGACGGCGACCACTACGTCATCAACGGCCGCAAGTGGTGGACCTCGGGCGCCAACGACCCGCGCTGCAAGATCCTGATCGTGATGGGCCGCACCAATCCCGACGCGGCCAGCCATCAGCAGCAGTCGATGATCCTCGTGCCTGTCGACACCCCCGGCGTCAAGATCCTGCGCTCGACAAGCGTTTTCGGCTGGCAGGACCAGCACGGGCACGCCGAGATCGTCTACGACAACGTCCGCGTCCCGGCGTCGAACCTGCTGGGTGAGGAGGGCGGCGGTTTCGCGATCGCGCAGGCCCGGCTCGGACCCGGTCGCATTCACCACTGCATGCGGGCGATCGGCGTGGCCGAGCGCGCGCTGGCGCTGATGGTCGACCGCGTCCAGACGCGCATCGCCTTCGGCAAGCCGCTGGCCGAGCAGGGCATGATCCAGCACTCGATTGCGGTGTCGCGCAACGAGATCGACCAGGCCCGCATGTTGTGTCACAAGGCCGCCTGGGTCATCGACAAGGAAGGCAACAAGGCCGCCCACGGCCTGGTCTCCCAGATCAAGGCCGTCGCCCCGCAGATGGCGTGCAACGTGATCGACCGCGCCATCCAGGTCCACGGCGGTGCCGGGGTTTCCGACGACACGGTGCTGGCCCGGATGTACGGCTGGCAGCGCGCCATGCGGATCTTCGACGGCCCCGACGAGGTGCACCTGCGCACCATCGCGCGCCACGAGCTAGGCCGGGAGAAGAGCCCGCTGGCCGCGGCGGTCACCCCGAAGTGACCAAGGAGCTGTCGGGCGGCTGGAACTTCCGCGACGTCGCGGATTCGACCGGGGGTGCGGTGCGCCCCGGTCGGCTCTTCCGCGCCGGTGAGCTGACCAAGCTCGACGACACCGGGGTGGCGCAGTTGGCCCAGCTGGGCGTCACCGACGTTGCCGACCTGCGCAGCGGTCGCGAAGTCGAGCGGCACGGCGCCGACCTGGTGCCCGACGGCGTCAAGGTCCATCTGCTGCCGTTCGTGGACGTGGTGGCGGCGGTAGACGGCGGCGACGACGTCGATGCGCCGCACGAGCAGGCGTTCAAGCGCCTGATGACCGAAAAGCCCGACGACGAGTCGCCCGTCGATGCGGCGAAGCGGTACATGACCGAGTCCTACACGGCCTTCGCCAAGGCGCCCGGGGCCGCGCGTGCGGTGCACCGGACGGCGACGCTGCTCGCCGACGGTGCCTCGGTGCTCACCCACTGCTTCGCCGGCAAGGACCGCACCGGCTTCTCCGTCGCCGTCATCCTCGACGTCACCGGGGTCGAACGCGACGCCATCATGAACGATTACCTGCACAGCAACGCCGCCGCGCCGCAGCTGCGCGAGCAGATTCTGGGAATGATCCGCAACCGCTTCGACGGTGAGCTCCCCGCCGACGCCGCGGAGTTCACCGCAG
This DNA window, taken from Mycolicibacterium sp. MU0050, encodes the following:
- a CDS encoding tyrosine-protein phosphatase, which encodes MTKELSGGWNFRDVADSTGGAVRPGRLFRAGELTKLDDTGVAQLAQLGVTDVADLRSGREVERHGADLVPDGVKVHLLPFVDVVAAVDGGDDVDAPHEQAFKRLMTEKPDDESPVDAAKRYMTESYTAFAKAPGAARAVHRTATLLADGASVLTHCFAGKDRTGFSVAVILDVTGVERDAIMNDYLHSNAAAPQLREQILGMIRNRFDGELPADAAEFTAARLSDDVLGVRPEYLDTALRIVEADYGSVRGYLESTGVTDDQLSRLRTALRG
- the pntB gene encoding Re/Si-specific NAD(P)(+) transhydrogenase subunit beta, producing the protein MLEQIATAAYVVAALLFVLALAGLSKHETSRAGISFGIVGMAIALIATIALAINHEIEPVGLALLAVAMLVGAAIGLWRARIVEMTGMPELIALLHSFVGLAAVLVGWNGYLHIEAHPEGADTLAMAAEGMLGIHSAEVVIGVFIGAVTFTGSIVANLKLSARMKSAPMMLPGKNIINVGTLVVFAALTAWFVIDPQLWLLAVVTVLALLLGWHLVASIGGGDMPVVVSMLNSYSGWAAAAAGFLLGNDLLIITGALVGSSGAYLSYIMCKAMNRSFISVIAGGFGIEAGPSDDQDYGEHREITAEGVAELLTGADTVVITPGYGMAVAQAQYGVADLTRKLRERGVNVRFGIHPVAGRLPGHMNVLLAEAKVPYDIVLEMDEINDDFDNTAVVLVIGANDTVNPAASEDPSSPIAGMPVLTVWNADNVVVFKRSMASGYAGVQNPLFFRENTQMLFGDARDRVNDILAAM
- a CDS encoding Re/Si-specific NAD(P)(+) transhydrogenase subunit alpha, producing MLIGIPRESLPGETRVAATPATVAQLIKLGYSVLVESGAGSASSFADSAYVAAGADIGSAQQALGAEVVLKVNAPDEGEIAALRDGATLISLISPALNPELVERLSRRAITVLAMDAVPRISRAQSLDVLSSMANIAGYRAVVEAAHTFGRFFTGQVTAAGKVPPAKVLVVGAGVAGLAAIGAAGSLGAIVRATDPRPEVADQVKSLGGEYLAVDPAAAEVSATGYAKEMGDDYKAREAALYAEQCKDVDIIVTTALIPGKPAPRIITADMVASMKSGSVIVDMAAANGGNVEGSVKDQAIVTENGVTIIGYTDLAGRLPAQASQLYGTNLVNLLKLLTPEKDGRLTLDFDDVVQRSMTVVRDGQVTWPPPPVQVSAAPAAGAATQKAPVESEPKQPMSTGRRLGVAFSAAAAIFVLIALSPAALQVHLTVFALAIVIGYYVIGNVHHALHTPLMSVTNAISGIIVVGALLQIGQYDTTITALAFVAILVASINVFGGFAVTRRMLAMFSRS
- a CDS encoding acyl-CoA dehydrogenase family protein codes for the protein MSAKAQDYHQRLTDFMVEHVFPAEEAYDAYRAEKGPKDFTVPPVVEELKKIARKQGLWNLFLPSESGLSNVEYAPLAEISGWSTEIAPEAINCAAPDTGNMETLHLFATEEQRKQWLEPLLAGEIRSAFSMTEPAVASSDARNIQTAIVRDGDHYVINGRKWWTSGANDPRCKILIVMGRTNPDAASHQQQSMILVPVDTPGVKILRSTSVFGWQDQHGHAEIVYDNVRVPASNLLGEEGGGFAIAQARLGPGRIHHCMRAIGVAERALALMVDRVQTRIAFGKPLAEQGMIQHSIAVSRNEIDQARMLCHKAAWVIDKEGNKAAHGLVSQIKAVAPQMACNVIDRAIQVHGGAGVSDDTVLARMYGWQRAMRIFDGPDEVHLRTIARHELGREKSPLAAAVTPK